From Mauremys mutica isolate MM-2020 ecotype Southern chromosome 17, ASM2049712v1, whole genome shotgun sequence, one genomic window encodes:
- the PBXIP1 gene encoding pre-B-cell leukemia transcription factor-interacting protein 1 isoform X2, with protein sequence MAENWNSRDSDNSWVIAGSEGLPVETVGPELGTVTQTPADEEPAGHALPKGHSAEDVHTAGASPGRKSEGSQLNTSPGPEEAEFKDSEECPQETLSLAASPRPGAPGHEAPEIQAQEGPGSEDPELGSDTNTLGSAPTGRAGEPLEEVSSSEDDAEGLHQQQLRDSHRAPCGPAERRGAEAAGDGESGLRVNSCLLGVLALLGVGLLAFSGAIYDPGDGPTESTDPRDIPEGEQQPLAAGVKDWLQQPPLDPAGDPQSLHSMSLLLDKLAKENQGIRLMQAELQAQKDELQALLQKSEGEKAGSQQQSLAGENARLHQALQQAAEAHRSAQAELQVLREQLQGLEQEGVAETPRVAPERPHEEQLLHQELAKQSGLLGSVRRELEGALQRSQGSGGMEQLRVELAGLEQRLAQELQRVESWEQNYSKGRSGEGRGATEPSRPPRQEPPKADKKEGGWHKRPEAREERRRRHGDPGGREQDGAKHPKRREQPEPHRRQGPRDTKPAKDQNGQRRAGGGKAALHGPHEHNVFWEPPRLQRYRAPQGCTGVAGCARQEGLELFGTELVPVQKGQFLQLLQGYMARLGWGQHFAGLAARLDGAFASDGTFTHDRLRFRHFVEDVEELLEELAEQEQGDEEAADDFEEYVLRHYGGDGFTKKESERRRAKQRSKQLPGHGPPRDRDGHRGKENSPPDKG encoded by the exons ATGGCTGAGAACTGGAACTCGCGGGACTCGGATAACAGCTGGGTGATCGCAGGCTCCGAG GGTTTGCCCGTGGAAACCGTgggcccagagctgggcacagtcACCCAGACTCCAGCAGACGAGGAACCAGCAGGACACGCCCTCCCCAAGGGGCACAGCGCCGAGGATGTGCACACGG CCGGCGCCTCCCCAGGCAGGAAGAGTGAAGGCTCCCAGCTGAACACGTCCCCCGGCCCTGAGGAGGCTGAGTTCAAG GACTCTGAGGAGTGTCCCCAGGAGACCCTGAGCCTAGCAGCCTCCCCCAGGCCTGGTGCACCGGGCCACGAGGCGCCAGAGATCCAGGCACAGGAAGGGCCAGGCTCTGAGGACCCCGAGCTGGGCTCTGACACCAACACCCTGGGCTCCGCGCCCACTGGCAGAGCAG GGGAGCCgctggaggaggtgagcagcagcGAGGATGATGCCGAGGGtctgcaccagcagcagctgcGGGACTCGCACCGGGCCCCGTGTGGCCCTGCCGAGCGCCGTGGGGCCGAGGCAGCCGGTGACGGGGAGAGCGGGCTCAGGGTGAATTCATGCCTGCTGGGCGTGCTGGCGCTGCTGGGCGTCGGGCTCCTGGCCTTCTCCG GTGCCATCTATGACCCTGGGGATG GCCCCACGGAGAGCACGGATCCCAGGGACatcccagagggggagcagcagccgctGGCGGCTGGTGTGAAG GActggctgcagcagcccccgCTGGACCCAGCTGGGGACCCCCAGAGCCTTCACTCCATGAGCCTGCTTCTGGACAAGCTGGCCAAGGAGAACCAGGGCATCCGGCTCATGCAGGCGGAGCTGCAG GCGCAGAAAGACGAGCTCCAGGCCCTGCTGCAGAAGAGCGAGGGGGAGAAGGccggctcccagcagcagagcctgGCAGGGGAGAACGCGCGGCTCCACCAGGCGCTGCAGCAGGCGGCCGAGGCTCACCGCTCCGCCCAGGCCGAGCTGCAGGTGCTGCGGGAGCAgctgcagggcctggagcaggAAGGCGTGGCCGAGACCCCACGAGTGGCCCCAGAGCGGCCCCACGAGGAGCAGCTGCTGCACCAGGAGCTGGCCAAGCAGAGTGGGCTGCTGGGCTCCGTGCGGCGGGAGCTGGAGGGGGCTCTGCAGCGATCCCAGGGCTCCGGCGGGATGGAGCAGCTGCGGGTGGAGCTGGCTGGTTTGGAGCAGCGGCTAGCACAGGAGCTGCAGCGGGtggagagctgggaacagaactacAGCAAGGGGCGCAGCGGGGAAGGCAGAGGGGCCACGGAGCcgtcccgccccccccggcaggAGCCACCCAAAGCTGACAAGAAGGAGGGTGGGTGGCACAAGAGGCCAGAGGCTAGAGAGGAGCGTAGGCGCCGGCACGGGGacccggggggcagggagcaggatggtGCCAAGCACCCGAAGCGCCGGgagcagcccgagccccacaggcGCCAGGGGCCGCGGGACACCAAGCCGGCTAAGGACCAGAACGGGCAGCGTCGGGCGGGCGGTGGGAAGGCGGCGCTCCACGGGCCCCACGAGCACAACGTCTTCTGGGAGCCGCCCCGGCTGCAGCGGTACCGGGCGCCCCAGGGCTGCACAGGCGTGGCCGGCTGCGCCCGCCAGGAGGGGCTGGAGCTGTTTGGCACCGAGCTGGTGCCGGTGCAGAAGGGGCAGTTCCTGCAGTTGCTGCAGGGCTACatggccaggctgggctgggggcagcactTTGCAGGGCTGGCGGCCCGGCTAGACGGCGCCTTCGCCAGCGATGGCACCTTCACCCACGACCGCCTGCGCTTCCGCCACTTCGTGGAGGAcgtggaggagctgctggaggagctggcggagcaggagcagggcgaCGAGGAGGCAGCCGATGACTTCGAGGAGTATGTGCTGCGGCACTACGGCGGGGACGG TTTCACCAAGAAGGAGAGCGAGCGGCGCCGAGCGAAGCAGCGGAGCAAGCAGCTCCCTGGGCACGGCCCCCCGCGGGACAGGGACGGCCACCGTGGGAAGGAGAACAGCCCGCCAGACAAAGGCTAG
- the PBXIP1 gene encoding pre-B-cell leukemia transcription factor-interacting protein 1 isoform X1, with translation MSCASWESPGWAGLLGSCAGNALNPGRQLAPPCPRISSAQSLPSPHRGRLGDQGSVFSTVPNPAPPTAGTLTPRPLQGRGDRWDPGCPGTGAGMAENWNSRDSDNSWVIAGSEGLPVETVGPELGTVTQTPADEEPAGHALPKGHSAEDVHTAGASPGRKSEGSQLNTSPGPEEAEFKDSEECPQETLSLAASPRPGAPGHEAPEIQAQEGPGSEDPELGSDTNTLGSAPTGRAGEPLEEVSSSEDDAEGLHQQQLRDSHRAPCGPAERRGAEAAGDGESGLRVNSCLLGVLALLGVGLLAFSGAIYDPGDGPTESTDPRDIPEGEQQPLAAGVKDWLQQPPLDPAGDPQSLHSMSLLLDKLAKENQGIRLMQAELQAQKDELQALLQKSEGEKAGSQQQSLAGENARLHQALQQAAEAHRSAQAELQVLREQLQGLEQEGVAETPRVAPERPHEEQLLHQELAKQSGLLGSVRRELEGALQRSQGSGGMEQLRVELAGLEQRLAQELQRVESWEQNYSKGRSGEGRGATEPSRPPRQEPPKADKKEGGWHKRPEAREERRRRHGDPGGREQDGAKHPKRREQPEPHRRQGPRDTKPAKDQNGQRRAGGGKAALHGPHEHNVFWEPPRLQRYRAPQGCTGVAGCARQEGLELFGTELVPVQKGQFLQLLQGYMARLGWGQHFAGLAARLDGAFASDGTFTHDRLRFRHFVEDVEELLEELAEQEQGDEEAADDFEEYVLRHYGGDGFTKKESERRRAKQRSKQLPGHGPPRDRDGHRGKENSPPDKG, from the exons ATGTCCTGTGCCAGCTGGGAATCCCCCGGGTGGGCCGGGCTCCTCGGTAGCTGTGCAGGGAATGCGCTGAATCCCGGGAGGCAgctggctcctccctgcccccggaTCTCCAGCGCTCAGAGCCTGCCTTCCCCACATCGCGGCAGGCTCGGGGACCAGGGATCTGTGTTCTCAACGGTGCCAAACCCGGCCCCTCCCACTGCAGGCACCCTGACTCCACGACCCCTGCAAGGGAGAGGGGACAG GTGGGATCCGGGCTGTCCTGGGACCGGAGCAGGAATGGCTGAGAACTGGAACTCGCGGGACTCGGATAACAGCTGGGTGATCGCAGGCTCCGAG GGTTTGCCCGTGGAAACCGTgggcccagagctgggcacagtcACCCAGACTCCAGCAGACGAGGAACCAGCAGGACACGCCCTCCCCAAGGGGCACAGCGCCGAGGATGTGCACACGG CCGGCGCCTCCCCAGGCAGGAAGAGTGAAGGCTCCCAGCTGAACACGTCCCCCGGCCCTGAGGAGGCTGAGTTCAAG GACTCTGAGGAGTGTCCCCAGGAGACCCTGAGCCTAGCAGCCTCCCCCAGGCCTGGTGCACCGGGCCACGAGGCGCCAGAGATCCAGGCACAGGAAGGGCCAGGCTCTGAGGACCCCGAGCTGGGCTCTGACACCAACACCCTGGGCTCCGCGCCCACTGGCAGAGCAG GGGAGCCgctggaggaggtgagcagcagcGAGGATGATGCCGAGGGtctgcaccagcagcagctgcGGGACTCGCACCGGGCCCCGTGTGGCCCTGCCGAGCGCCGTGGGGCCGAGGCAGCCGGTGACGGGGAGAGCGGGCTCAGGGTGAATTCATGCCTGCTGGGCGTGCTGGCGCTGCTGGGCGTCGGGCTCCTGGCCTTCTCCG GTGCCATCTATGACCCTGGGGATG GCCCCACGGAGAGCACGGATCCCAGGGACatcccagagggggagcagcagccgctGGCGGCTGGTGTGAAG GActggctgcagcagcccccgCTGGACCCAGCTGGGGACCCCCAGAGCCTTCACTCCATGAGCCTGCTTCTGGACAAGCTGGCCAAGGAGAACCAGGGCATCCGGCTCATGCAGGCGGAGCTGCAG GCGCAGAAAGACGAGCTCCAGGCCCTGCTGCAGAAGAGCGAGGGGGAGAAGGccggctcccagcagcagagcctgGCAGGGGAGAACGCGCGGCTCCACCAGGCGCTGCAGCAGGCGGCCGAGGCTCACCGCTCCGCCCAGGCCGAGCTGCAGGTGCTGCGGGAGCAgctgcagggcctggagcaggAAGGCGTGGCCGAGACCCCACGAGTGGCCCCAGAGCGGCCCCACGAGGAGCAGCTGCTGCACCAGGAGCTGGCCAAGCAGAGTGGGCTGCTGGGCTCCGTGCGGCGGGAGCTGGAGGGGGCTCTGCAGCGATCCCAGGGCTCCGGCGGGATGGAGCAGCTGCGGGTGGAGCTGGCTGGTTTGGAGCAGCGGCTAGCACAGGAGCTGCAGCGGGtggagagctgggaacagaactacAGCAAGGGGCGCAGCGGGGAAGGCAGAGGGGCCACGGAGCcgtcccgccccccccggcaggAGCCACCCAAAGCTGACAAGAAGGAGGGTGGGTGGCACAAGAGGCCAGAGGCTAGAGAGGAGCGTAGGCGCCGGCACGGGGacccggggggcagggagcaggatggtGCCAAGCACCCGAAGCGCCGGgagcagcccgagccccacaggcGCCAGGGGCCGCGGGACACCAAGCCGGCTAAGGACCAGAACGGGCAGCGTCGGGCGGGCGGTGGGAAGGCGGCGCTCCACGGGCCCCACGAGCACAACGTCTTCTGGGAGCCGCCCCGGCTGCAGCGGTACCGGGCGCCCCAGGGCTGCACAGGCGTGGCCGGCTGCGCCCGCCAGGAGGGGCTGGAGCTGTTTGGCACCGAGCTGGTGCCGGTGCAGAAGGGGCAGTTCCTGCAGTTGCTGCAGGGCTACatggccaggctgggctgggggcagcactTTGCAGGGCTGGCGGCCCGGCTAGACGGCGCCTTCGCCAGCGATGGCACCTTCACCCACGACCGCCTGCGCTTCCGCCACTTCGTGGAGGAcgtggaggagctgctggaggagctggcggagcaggagcagggcgaCGAGGAGGCAGCCGATGACTTCGAGGAGTATGTGCTGCGGCACTACGGCGGGGACGG TTTCACCAAGAAGGAGAGCGAGCGGCGCCGAGCGAAGCAGCGGAGCAAGCAGCTCCCTGGGCACGGCCCCCCGCGGGACAGGGACGGCCACCGTGGGAAGGAGAACAGCCCGCCAGACAAAGGCTAG
- the PYGO2 gene encoding pygopus homolog 2: MAAPHPEKLEGGVPAPPPPPGPPNPPGSGPPGGPGRKQGKAGLQMKSPEKKRRKSNTQGPAYSHLSEFAPPPTPMVDHLVASNPFEDDFGAPKVGASSAPFLGNPVPFGNFRMQGGMTPQAPPGYAGGPQAMRRQPPPFTPSQMGPAFSMPPQNPNYVQPGAMSFPGQPFNQPLGQNFSPPAGQLMQGPVGGFGPMISPTMGQPPRGDMAPGPALNPPAGPPMAQRFSQPASLFGQSPMQRPSQNLPPNTSPFPGADPGFSAGGDDGGKNLNPPPSTFSQEPHSGSPAAVNGAQPSFAPSSTSRSSSTPEANSLPPSSKASGNSGHQPPPGLVYPCGACRSEVNDDQDAILCEASCQKWFHRECTGMTENAYGLLTTEASAVWACDYCLKTKEIQSVYIREGMGQLVAANDG, from the exons ATGGCGGCTCCGCACCCCGAGAAGCTGGAGGGAGGAGtcccggccccgccgccccccccggggccccccaaCCCGCCGGGCAGCGGCCCCCCCGGCGGGCCcggcaggaagcaggggaaggcAG GTCTGCAAATGAAGAGCCCTGAAAAGAAACGGCGCAAATCCAACACTCAG GGCCCTGCCTATTCCCATCTCTCGGAGTTCGCCCCGCCCCCGACTCCAATGGTCGACCACTTGGTGGCCTCAAACCCCTTTGAAGATGACTTTGGGGCACCTAAAGTGGGGGCCTCGTCAGCTCCGTTCCTCGGCAACCCTGTGCCCTTTGGGAACTTCCGCATGCAGGGGGGCATGACGCCCCAGGCTCCACCGGGCTACGCAGGGGGCCCCCAGGCCATGCGGAGGCAGCCCCCGCCCTTCACCCCGAGCCAGATGGGCCCAGCCTTCAGcatgcccccccagaaccccaactACGTGCAGCCTGGCGCCATGAGCTTCCCCGGCCAGCCCTTCAACCAGCCTCTCGGGCAGAACTTCAGCCCCCCCGCAGGGCAGCTCATGCAGGGGCCAGTCGGGGGCTTTGGGCCCATGATCTCCCCCACCATGGGGCAGCCTCCCCGCGGAGACATGGCGCCAGGGCCTGCCCTGAatccccctgccggcccccccaTGGCCCAGAGGTTCAGCCAGCCTGCCAGTCTCTTTGGACAGTCTCCCATGCAGCGGCCCAGCCAGAACCTGCCCCCAAACACCAGCCCCTTCCCCGGGGCTGACCCCGGCTTCTCGGCTGGGGGCGATGACGGGGGGAAGAACCTcaacccccctcccagcaccttcaGCCAGGAGCCGCACTCAGGCTCGCCGGCCGCGGTGAACGGGGCCCAGCCAAGCTTCGCCCCCAGCAGCACCAGCCGGAGCAGCAGCACCCCCGAAGCTAAcagcctcccgccctccagcAAGGCGTCTGGCAACTCTGGGCACCAGCCGCCGCCGGGCCTGGTGTACCCTTGCGGCGCCTGCCGCAGCGAAGTAAACGATGACCAGGACGCCATCCTGTGCGAGGCCTCCTGCCAGAAGTGGTTCCACCGGGAGTGCACAGGCATGACGGAGAACGCCTACGGGCTGCTCACCACCGAGGCCTCGGCCGTCTGGGCCTGCGACTACTGCCTGAAGACCAAGGAGATCCAGTCGGTGTACATCCGGGAGGGCATGGGGCAGCTGGTGGCGGCCAATGACGGCTGA